TTTCTGCCTCCGACGTAGGAAGGCCATCAGCGCGCAGATCGCCACCGTCAGCATCAGCATCACCACCCCCAGCGCGATTATCAGAGTCTTGTATTTTTCCAGCTGCTGTTCTAAACTCTCATTCCCCATTAATTTTACAAGAATAGATAAATTTTTCGGAGTTCTAATTAGCCGCGGAGGGTCACTTGCCCGCGAGTTTCAGCCATCCTGCCCAGTATTATCAAGGTTTTCCCGTCCAAGGCCCAGGTCACCGCACCCCTCATAACAACGGCCACTGgcctgtcattattttttaaaaccaaaaaatataaaattgccTATCAGGTCGTTATGGCTCTCGCCTGTCCGAATGTGAATAGAAGTCAACTTGCTTCGGAATGGGTGAGCAGGGCCAGCATCCGCTCGGCCTGGTCGGCCACGGGCTGGCTGTTGCCGAACTCCATCTCGAGCAGCCGCTTTCTGGCCTCGCCGTGGGTCAGCAGCCGCAGCAGGCCCCGCTCGCTGTGCTCGTAGAAGGCCAGCTCGTCCTAGACCATCCGCCCTAGTCCCCGCAGCAGGGCGAGATTAAACTCCTCGTCTTCGTAGAAGTTGAGGGAGTCTACCAACACTCCCGGAAATTGGGGGTAGCGCCGCAGGCTGGCCAGGGCGTAGTCCGGCAGGGTTGAGGCTAGGGCCGCCAGGCAGATCGTCCCCTGCAGCTTGCCGTGGTAGGTCTCACCTTCTGACAAATTGAACAGGTCGGCCACTATTGCAGGCCTCGCTGccacctcctccgcccagcCAGCTTCGATCAGCCGCTGCAGGCACAGGCCAGCCACTCTGATCGAGTTACTTCCGCGCTTGAACTACAGACAAAGGTAGTCGATGAGCCCGTGCTGTTTTACTAAGGCGGCTGCCAGTTCAGGTCGGTGGGTCACAAGGTTCTCGACGTACATGAGCAAGAGGAAGACCTACTGTTCACGCTCTGCCAGCCGAAGGGCAGGCAGGCGCCCTGCGCCTCCGTGCTTGAGGATGATGTTGAGAGTCAGGTACAGGTGCGCCCTGGTCTCAAAGTGATCCGGGGACTGCGCCTCAGGACTGTCCAGCAGCCAGCCGGCCACTGCCTCCACCGGCAGCACCTCCTCAGGCGAGTTGTTCTTCCTGCGGACGAATTGGTAGATCATCATTGCCATGTCTCTGAGCACCTACTATCGAAAGGCACTATGCCTTTGCAAGAAACTGTCCATCTGGGGAAAACTGATTGCCTGGCAGTCTATGTCCACCAGGTTGGCCAGCCCCGTCAGAGCTAGGGACAGTATTTGTGACTGGTCGTATTCCGCAGCAGTCAGGAACTCGCCAAGGGGGCGGGTGGTGGACGGACTGGGTTCGGTGAAGGACAGGGCGTTGGCCAGGATCCAGAGCAGTCGCTCGGTGTTCTTCGAATCAGGCGATCTATTGAGTAGATCCAGCAGCCTCGCAAATTAGAGGTCTTTGAAGGCTTAGAAGAATTGCTCGGCCATGGTCGAAGTGCAGAAAAACCAAAACTTCTTGGTCGCCTCTTCTGGATTTGAGCTGACCATCCACTCTTCAAGCACCTCCTCCACAGAGAGGCTGGGCCTGCCAGTCTCAGGAGGAGCGAGGCGGGTGGACTGCAAGACTGCCCTGCGGAGGTTGCGTCTGAACTGCTCGCCAAGAGCGAAGGCCTTGCCCTTGAGTATGCGATCCATCGATTTAAATCGGTGGCAATTCGATGAAGGGCAGCAAGGTGAACTTCATCCTGAACCGTTCCTACTCGCTGGTTACCGACTACCCAGCGCCCTACCCCAAGATGCTCAGCAACCTCATCGAGGACAAGGAGGACGACCGGCCTCTCTCCGCCCTGTATATGGCCGAGATGAAACCCCTGCTGATTGGCCCCGACCTCGGGCTCAGCATCGACGAACTGTTCATCCGCAACTCAGAATACAACCAGCCGCCCGCGGGCGCGACCCTGCACCCCTCCGACCAGCGCATCCTCGACGAGGCCTGATCCATTAATGTACAAGTCAGTGTTTCGGGGCAGGAGTTTCGACCTGCCCAGCAGCCACCGCAGTCTACCTGACCAGCCTCCGCAGCGCGCCCTCTCGGTCAGGTCCGCCTCCCGCTGCCCTCAGCAATGCAAGCCCCGACTCCTCAATTTTTTGGAGAAGAAGAGCCGCATTGAGCTTCTGCTCAGCAAACACCGACCCGTGCTAACCAAGGAGGACATCGCAGTCGCATCGAAGGCACAGCGAGACGGCATCAATTTCTGTAACGCCATGCAGATCAGGTGTCTGGACAGGGCCTGTCGGGCGCGTCAGACCCCGGCGCCCCCGCGTCGGGACCGTAGCCGACGGAGGGGTGCAACAGACAGGCCAGCCGGCCCACACTAACGGGGTGGGGTGATTACTGATGGTTGGATGATCACTGCTTCTAGAGCCGCTCCTTGAGGTCCCTAGCCTTGTTGCTGGCGATCATCTTGTTAATCACGGTGTCGTCTGCCCCCGTGATGTCCAGCTGCCGGGGGTTGTACCGCACTTGGCCATGATCTGCGTCACCTCCTCTTCCGAAGGGGTGCGGAGGATCTCTCCGTTGATCTTGTAGATGATGCTCTTTATGGCTCGTAGTAACCCTCGCCCACGTCGTAGGTGCCTTCCGGGGATGCAGTTGGGGCCGGCCTCGTTGCTGGTCATCTGCGTGGAGCCGGTTGCCTTGATGCCCTTCACTAGCTCCTCATAGTAGGACCGGTTCTCAGGCACGCAAAATTTCCAGTCGTTGAACTCGTACTTCAGACTGTCGTTGAACACGTACTGCCCCTCGACCATCTTTCCTCGGTTCCACTTGCCTTTATACGCACCGGTCGGAAAAACCAACGTGCCCTCGCCATGGAACTCGCCTTTGACAAACTCCCCCACGTAGTAATGCGTATCCGAGTAGTAAAACGTGCCCTTCCGTCGAACCAGCCGTCCCGGTACTCCCCCTCGTACCGGCTCTTTGTCAGATTCATATTATCAACTGTCTGCCGACCGCCCACATCCTGGACTGCCGCTCAAACGAGGAGTCCGGCAGGCAGGGGCGTGCAAGGGCAAGGCCTCTGGAGGAGAGCGGCCGGCGACCTGGGGAAATGGGAAAGTGTAACGATCGAAAGTATCTTGTTGGGCGGCTTTCAAAATTAATATGCCGAAGGGGGACGAAGCGGTCGAAGGAGAAGCATGCCCCGCAGGCTGCTTCCAACAAGCGCCAGCCCGGCATCATCAACACCATCCCTCAGAATGTGGTCAACGAGCCCGAGGAACAGGGCGAGCTGCCTCCCGACCAGAGCTCACCGAGGCCCAGCTCAATGAAGAGCTTCCCACGCGGACCGCTGATCCCGGTCAACCCGGCCGCCTCGAAGACTGTGGCAGTTTACGACTTCCACGACCGGAAGTACCGGACCACCGAGATCACGGACCACATGGTGATCCACTTCGCCACGGACGGCGACCTGATCCACACCACCTCGAACGACTACAAGGTGCAGTAGTCGATCGAAGAGACCCGGAAGCTGAGGCTGAACGAGTACAAGCAGCAGGCGGAGAGTGAGGAGCCCGGGTCGGGGCGCAACATCGAGATGCTGAAGCAGACCATGCGGAACAAGTTCAACTACAAGTCGCGGAGGCGCAGACCACCTACCCGGGGATCAAGGAGCGGGGGGCGTCGACCTGCCCTCCCTCGACGGATCTGCACAAGAAGGAGATCACGGCCTGGGACATCTGGGACACCTACATCGAGGTGTTCAAGAAGGAGCTGGCGAGGAGAAGGAGCAGAAGCCCAAGAAGAAGGAGCACAAGGACAAGGGGCTGTACTCGCCGTCGTTCCAGCACTGCCTCAAGATCATGGAGCGGATGGTCCTGCTCAACAAGGAGAAGGACAAGTACCCAGACCTTCAAGAACCAGATGGACGAGAGTGACCCCAACAATTTCCGCCCCCATGAAGAGCATCTGGACCTTCTCTACATGAAGAACAAGGACACCTCCAAGAAGAAGCGCCACGTGACCTCCATCTGCTGGAACCCCCGCTACCCCGACCTCTTCGCGGTGTCGATCGGCTCCTACTCCTTCGCCAAGAACCGCGCCGGCCAGATCCTCATCTGGTCCCTCAAGAACACCCGAGCACCCCGAGTACATCTTCAACAACGAGCAGTCGGTCATGTGCCTCGACTTCCACCCCAAGAACCCCGCGCTGCTGGCGGTGGGCCTCTACGACGGCACGGTGCTGGTCTACGACATCCGCAACCGCAGCAAGAAGCCGATCTACCAGTCCACGGTGCGCACGCAGAAGCACACCGACCCGGTCTGGCAGGTGCACTGGAGCAGCGACGTCAACAAGCACAACTTCTACTCGATCTCCTCGGACGGGCGGGTCATGAACTGGGCTCTCATGAAGAACAAGCTCGAGGCCGAGGAGGTGTTCCGGCTGCGGCTGGTTGGCAAGAACGAGGAGGAGAGCACCCTCATCGGGCTGGCCTGCGGGCTCTGCTTCGACTTCTCCAAGTTCGATTCCTTCACCTTCCTGGTCGGCACCGAGGAGGGCAAAATCCACAAGTGCTCAAGGGCCTACTCGGGGCAGTACCAGGAAACCTACAACGGCCACCTCCTGGCGGTCTACAAGGTCCGCTGGAATTACTTCCACCCTCGCACCTTCATCTCCGCCTCGGCGGACTGGACGGTCAAGATCTGGGACTCGGCAGTGACGTCGCAGGTGATGTCGTTCGACCTGTCGTCAATCGTGGTGGACGCGGTGTGGGCGCCCTACAGCTCGACGGTGTTCGTGTGCTCGAACCTGTCGGTGATAAACGTGTACGACCTGTACCAGGACAAGCACTCCAAGATCGCGGAGCACAAGCCCTCGAAGAACAGCAAGGGGCTGACGAACCTGTGCTTCAACTACAAGACGCCGGTGCTGCTGGTGGGAACTCGGCGGAGACGGTCTACCTGGTAAAGTTCGGGCCGTCGCTGACCAAGAGCGGGCAGCCGCCTACCAccgagaagaaggaggagaagaaggagacgAAGGAGGACCCGAAGAAGGgcaaggaggagaagaagaaggagaaggaggagccgCTGACGGGGAAGGCGCTGGCGGAGAACGAGCTGCAGAAGATGGAGAACATCCTCAACATCGTCAGCAAGTGGGAGCGCGAATGACCCGCATCTATATTCATTCACCCGTGTTCTGGCACCCCTCGCAGCTGCACAGGTAGCTGCACTTCAGTCCTGCGAAAAAACACTCGCAGTACTTCTTCTTGCACATCGTCTTCTTGCACCGGCAGCCCTTCTTGTACGCCAGCTCTCCCTTCTGCTCCGTCACGTCCCCGATCACCTCGAACTTGCTCCCGAACGCGTCCGGGTCCGTCCGCTCCAGCGTCTCGATGGCTGCCTCCCGCCGCTCCCGGTGCTTCTCGTTGTTCTGGCACTTCACGCACCCGCACTCCGCCCCACAGTAGCGTCCTGGTCAGTCCTCCACGCTTCGAGAAGCATTCGCAGTATTTCTGCAGGCACTTAGACCGCTGGCATTTACAGCGAGGTTGCGGCTCGGGCGGGGCAGGCTCGGGCTCGCTCCGCCGCATGGACGAAGGGCCGAAGGACTGCTGCCTGACGGGCTCCAGGTCCATGGGCTGGTCGGAGCACTCCAGAAGCAGCCGCTGAGGAGATCCGGGGATTGGCCATATTTTTCAGAGACGTTCGACTAGAGACTGATCCTGATAAGAGGGCTGCTTCTCAGGGCGGGGCGGGAGGACGACCGGGCCCCAGCTGTTGTTGGATTCAAGGAGAGGCGATTCCCCCGCTCCTCCTATTCAATTTCCATTATGGTGCTGCTCTTCCGCCGCAGGAGCCACCACCCCAGCCCCTCAACTTCCTGGGCGAGTACCTGGCCCTGCTGCTTCACTTCGACAGCCTCTACTGCTTCCTCTTCTACCCCTTTTACGAGGTGCTGCTCATCCTCAAGGGCCGGGGGCTGGTCTATCCGTCTGGCCGGTTCGCGGGCGATGAGGTGGTCCTGCACCTGATGCTGGTTCTGGCCCTGGCCAAGGCCGCAGTGGGCCGCCCCGCGATCAAGTCCGAGCAGCCTCTTCGGGTGGCGGGGTACTGGCTGCTGAACCTGCTGACGACGGCGGGGGGCAGTGTACTTCCTGGTGCTGCAGCACTACGTACTGAAGGTGGAGCTGGCGGTGAACGGACTGGCGCTGTGCTTGATGGGCGGGCAGCTGCTGCTGGGACTGCCGCTGCTGGCCCTGACACTCTGCGGGTGATCATCATCCATCCGTTAATGCAAGACCAGGACGGCCAGCTCGACCAGCTCGACCGCCTGCTCGACCAGCGCTGCCGAGAGTTTTAGGAGCTTAAAGAACTGCTCCACGATCAGCTGGCCGCCCGCCTCACCGATCGCTCAGCCTTCCGCCAGACTGTTAAGCGCATCAGCGGAAACCTGCTCCTCCTCAAGGCCGATCTGCGCAGTGTCAGCAAGCTGCCCCTCGTCCTCGCCGACATCAAgctgctcttcaagagccttgtgaGCAGGCTGATCCGGCCCGACCCCCGCAGAGCGCAGAGCTGCCGAACTGCTGGAGCAGGTGCGCGCACTCGAACAGCGACTTGCCTAGCGCGACCAGCAACTGAAACTAGCCAACATGGGCACCGATGTGCTGGCGGCGATGGAGCGCAAACTCGAGTAGCGAGAGAGTGCGATTGAGGAGCTGCAGGACAGGCTGGCCTCCGCCCTCGAGAAATGCAAGGCCTCGAAATCTGCACACGCCAAACAGCATGAACTTGCTTCCAAATTGCAAGAACAGGTCGGCCAGCTGACTGCCCAGAACAGGGCCCTCAAAGAGCAACTCGGCAATTGGCTGCAGCCGCCCGACCTGACGGCTGAAGAGGATCGCCCGCAGCGGCCGAGCGAAGCGCGACCCGGGCGCAGCCAGAGAGCCGGGGGCGAGAGAAGTCGCCGCAGATCGTGCAGCGGTGCGGACGGTCAGCGGCAATGCTGAAGCGGCTGCTGGGGCCGGAACTGTGATGATACCGTTGGGATTCAGACGAGCTTGGGCTTGGAGGAGTCAAAGCTGAAGGGCTCTTCAGACTCCTGCTGCCGGGAGAGGGCCATCGCCGAGTAGTTTTCGGGGTGCTTCAGCTTTATGTGCTGGAACATGGACCCTTCCGAGCCGTAGGTCTTTTGGCAGTTGCCGATCGAGCAGCGGTAGTGCCGGTCGATCTCGTTGGCGGCCTGCGGTTGCGCTTCTGCTTTTCGTCTTGAGAGTTGCTGCCGTCCATGTCGTCAGCCTTCTTCTCGAGCCGGGTCAGCTTGCCGAGCAGCTCGTTCTTCTACTGGACGAGCTCGCGCATCTGAGAAGTGAGGACGACGTTGGCCAGGTAGAGCCTGCAGTACTCGTGGTAGTAGCTGAAGTTGGTTTCGTCGCGCTTGGGGTTCTCCGAAGAGTTCAGCTCCCCGCTCCTCGtcgctcatttgaatttattttaattatgctGCAACGGATGCAAATTATGAATAATTTTGATATTAAGGATGGCTGTTAGCCCACTGCCCTCAAACGCAGGCCCGTCCCCGACTGCCACGCCTGCACCCTCCTCGAGCGCGACAACGAGTCCCTCCGCACTGACCTCCTCGCCTCCTCTCCAAATACCGCAGCGAGCATGCCTCCCTCCAGGCAGTCACCTAGGAAGCCGAGTCCCTGGCCGCACTCAACGACGAACTATCGACCCGCGTTCTTGAACTTGAGCGCGACAAGGAAGTTCTGCTGGATGACTGCGAGCGGATGATCCGGGACCACGAACGGGCTTGCCTGGAGGAGCAGCGAGCCCATGATCAGAAGTGGGCGGAACAGCTGAAGGACATCATCAAGTCTCAGTAGACCACCCGCAGCAGCCGATCTTAAGCGGGTCGGCTCGCCGGTCTCTGCGAGAAATTCCGGAAGGAGGTGGAAGTGGGGGCCAAGGAGAATCTTGAGCTGAGAGGGTCGATCCAGCAGCTGAAGGGACTGGTTGGACAGGGGCAGACAGAGCACTCAGCAGAAATTGCGAGGCTCAGTCAGATTTTTCTTAAGTTCTCGAGCGAAGAAAGCGGCCTGCTGAAGACGGTAGGCGTGGTCGAGCGAAAGTACCAGCAGGAGAAGGAACGCAGGCTCAAGCTGCGGGCCGTACTGTAGCAGGTCAAGCAGGAGCTGGCTAGCGCCCTGGCCGATAACCAGCGAGTCAAGGCCGAGCACGCAGACCTGCTCGCCTCCCACCGCATCACAGTCACGACCAAGACCCAGCTGGAAAAAGACCTGAATGACGCTCTTCAACTGGCCCAGAAGTACCGGCAGGAAGGGGAGGCGCAGCTAACAGTCCATGTCGGCTTGCAGCAGGAATGGGTGGCTGCGAAGGCTAGGCTGGAGGCCGAGTGCAAGAGCCTTTGCCAGGAGAGGGAGGCTGTCGCTCGGGACGTGGCCTACCTAATAGAGGAGGCGGACCGACTGGTCGCCTGCAACAGGGACCTCGCAGGCTAACTGTAGCACGCCAGACAACAGATTTGCGCCCTGGAGAAAGAAGTCGACCGGTTCAAAGACGAAAATATTGACCTTCTCAGAAATTGCAGCTCGACCGCGAAAACTGCAGAGAACTGGGGGTCGAGGTGGACAGCCTCAAGAAGGAGCTGACTCGAGAGGTCGAGAACAAGTTGCGGGTACTGCAAGAGTTGAGGGTCAACAACTCGGCCCGCAGGGGCCAGTGAACTATGGATGGGTAAGTAAATCTATGGTtcgaatgttttcatttcaatgccTCACAGCCCATCCTGCGAGGAGGTCCTTTTGCTG
The sequence above is a segment of the Hippocampus zosterae strain Florida unplaced genomic scaffold, ASM2543408v3 HiC_scaffold_399, whole genome shotgun sequence genome. Coding sequences within it:
- the LOC127595105 gene encoding LOW QUALITY PROTEIN: MORN repeat-containing protein 5-like (The sequence of the model RefSeq protein was modified relative to this genomic sequence to represent the inferred CDS: inserted 3 bases in 3 codons; deleted 1 base in 1 codon), which encodes MNLTKSRYEGEYRDGWFDGRARFXYSDTHYYVGEFVKGEFHGEGTLVFPTGAYKGKWNRGKMVEGQYVFNDSLKYEFNDWKFCVPENRSYYEELVKGIKATGSTQMTSNEAGPNCIPEGTYDVGEGYYEPXKSIIYKINGEILRTPSEEEVTQIMAKCXYNPRQLDITGADDTVINKMIASNKARDLKERL